CTGTTTGGTTCCGGCGACTGCGGAGTTCAAGCACATCATATGATAGAACATTTTTTTGGAATATCTGTTTCTGGATTCATCGATTCGTTCCGAAAAGGAACTCTCAATGGCTTGCCAATTTTCACTGCAAAGGAATTTTTTTCTGAAACACCTCCCGACAGCGCAGTCCTAATCACATCTCAATACTGTCGGGAGATTGAAGCAACTATACGCTCTTATGGTAATATCAATTACAACATTCTGGTTTATGCGCCCTTATCATGGCGCAATCTGAATCAGTTCCGGGCCAAGTTGTCTCCCACCACGGCAGCCTGCGGAATGGAAACTCCTTCTCCCATCCCTTGCAACGCCGGAGCACTCCAAGCTCCCTCCATCGATTCGGCCGACGCCTTGGCAGAATTGTCGACCATCTCGTTCAATAGCGACTGCTATGTGGATCTTCCGCTGACGGAACGATGCAATTTGCGCTGCGGCTATTGCCCCCATCACAACACGTCGCGGAAAGACTGGAGCGAAACGGCAACGTGGCTTGTCGATCAGGTCCACGCATCGCTGAAAGCCTATCCCGGAGTATCCATAGAGTTGGGCGGCGGGGCGGGCGAGACAACGATTCTAAAAGCTTGGCAGCAGCAGGCAGAGCGCTTCATAGCCATCGGCGGCCAGATGCGGATAACCACCAATCTTGCACGGGAACTGCGCTGGGACGAGGCCGAAACGCTCTCCCGATTCTTTCATATCAACGTCAGCCTCGACAGCGTTGACAGCCAAGTCCTCAAATCGGTCCGTGTCGGCGCTAGCCTGTCAAAGGTCGTGTTCAATATTGCCCAGATCCAGGCAGCGGCCATGGCTGAAGGACGCGAGCCACCCAATTTCAACATACAGGCTGTCGTCACGAACAAGAGCGTTGCGCAGGTAGACCGCGTTGCCGCAATGGCCGCGGCGCTCGGCATCAGGAGCGTCCGATACATTGCGTTAAACGGAAAAACCTTCGACCCGACCCTGTCCGGAATCACCGGACTGAACCGGAACCAGGCTCTTGCGGTTGCGGCAGCCTTCGAACGCGCCTTCGAAATCGGCATCGACGCTGACATCAGCGTCGAGGTGGACGATGAGGTTTCGGACTGCCTAGCCGCCTGCCTGCTCCAGCCCGATGCTTCCGAAGAACTGGCCACGCCCGTCGACACTCCGGACACGTCGACCCAAGGGAAAATTTCGGCAGATGGGTGGCCTCCAGGCAAAACGCGCCTGTGCCTGGAGCCCTGGTCGCACATCGTCTTCACTTATGACGGCACGGTGTTCTCCTGCTGTTATGGCGCTCCGATGTTCCGCCCCAACTATGCCCTCGTCGGGACGGATATGGACGCAATCTTCAACGCCGAACCGATCCAGGATCTGCGACGGGAACTGCTGACCGGCAACCTTGGCGCGCTTTGCCGCAACTGCGTGCAGAAGCCGCTTGTCGCCACCAGCCATTTCCGGGAAAAGGTTGATGCTCTGGTCCGGACCCGCCGCCAACGCGGTGACCAGCCCACGGGCGGCTGAGCCAAAGGGTAGTCAAACTGCCCCGACCTCTGCCGCCAGTTCGCTCCAACTGTCCATCGGTGTGAAGGTCCGCTTGCGCAGCGTCCAGACCGCCGGCATGTGAAATGTGGCGCCGGTCTGTCTGACGAAGTGGGGGGTCCCGGGCCCATCGGTACGGGCCACCCGATCCAACGTGGCATCGCTGACCGAACCGTCGAACGCTCCTTCCACCCGAAGTCCGGTCAGTTCTTCAAACAGGCGGTTCAACCCCTCAGGTGTAGCGAGACGGGCAGGAATGCCCGTCGGGCCGCAAAGGCTTCCACAGGCGCCGTTCAGCAGGACATCCATTGTCAGGACAAGGCATCCCTCGTCTCGCAGCCGCGCGTCGATCCAGGCCATCGTCGCTACGAAACCGTGGAGGAACACGGCCCCATCCGGGACCACGACGATATCCCAACGCTTTCCCGCCAGATCTGCGCCGTCCAACCGGCCAAGGTGATGAACGGCAAGCCGCTCGGCATCGCAAGGGCGTGAAACCAGCCGCCAGCGATCCGTTTCGCCACGTGCGACCCGACGCGCATGCTCAGACGCTTCGGTGCCGATGTTGATGGCATCGACGTGATGGACAATGTTCGACAGGAACGCGGGCATGCCGTCGGGGTTTGAAGCAATGACCGCTGCATCCTGCACGCGGGTCAACAATCCAAGCCGGTCCAGAGCGTAAACGGTCTGCCCCCTCGACCACGCCCCACAGCTGCGCTTGTAAAAGTTGTAGACAAGGTCGAGGCGGTCCAAGGCATTGACCCGGGGTGCGTCGGTCGTCTCGTCGTCGAGGTAGCGCGGAAAGGTGGAGCAGCCAACCTTGTAGCGGTCCACCCACGCGAACCAGGGAGGTGACTCCCAGTCCTCGGATGCCGTGACCTTGCTGAGGGCCGGCGGGCCGGCGGGCCGCTCGGTCAACGGCAGATTGCTCTCGGCTCGTACGCGCACAGCATTACGCGACCGGGCCGCCACTTTCTTGATCTGGCCGAGCCGTTGCGCGGTGATCGCCTCGGCGCGCTCCACGCCCGGCCAGTTGAGCAGCGCGATCAACGGGGCTGTCCAGCGCATCGGATCGATCTCAGCAAGATCACCTGCCCGCAGGACGATTCTCAGGTCACCGCGGGCAATGGCAACTTCTCGCGGGCTCATCTCCTGCGCTCGGCCGAGCGCCTGCGCGAGATGGTCCTCAACGCTCGGCCCGGCGGATGCCGCGTCCGCCTGCATCAGCGGCCGGACGATGCCGACCAGACGATCACCGATGCCTTGCAGGGATAAATCGCGCACGCCGCGCTCGTAAGCGGCCTCGATGACTCGTGTGCGCAGGCCGTGATCAGCGATCAGCCGCCCAAGATTCACTGAGAAACCTTCCAAATGGTCTGCCAGCAGCACGGAAACGCCGTCCTCAAG
The DNA window shown above is from Azospirillum brasilense and carries:
- a CDS encoding radical SAM protein gives rise to the protein MKKIINTIESLRGRRVYLFGSGDCGVQAHHMIEHFFGISVSGFIDSFRKGTLNGLPIFTAKEFFSETPPDSAVLITSQYCREIEATIRSYGNINYNILVYAPLSWRNLNQFRAKLSPTTAACGMETPSPIPCNAGALQAPSIDSADALAELSTISFNSDCYVDLPLTERCNLRCGYCPHHNTSRKDWSETATWLVDQVHASLKAYPGVSIELGGGAGETTILKAWQQQAERFIAIGGQMRITTNLARELRWDEAETLSRFFHINVSLDSVDSQVLKSVRVGASLSKVVFNIAQIQAAAMAEGREPPNFNIQAVVTNKSVAQVDRVAAMAAALGIRSVRYIALNGKTFDPTLSGITGLNRNQALAVAAAFERAFEIGIDADISVEVDDEVSDCLAACLLQPDASEELATPVDTPDTSTQGKISADGWPPGKTRLCLEPWSHIVFTYDGTVFSCCYGAPMFRPNYALVGTDMDAIFNAEPIQDLRRELLTGNLGALCRNCVQKPLVATSHFREKVDALVRTRRQRGDQPTGG
- a CDS encoding glycosyltransferase: MSDLPPLSSAQRHRYKEADVIFVAQDGFALAPARVRCYSFAKLLRQKGIAAEVLSFVDHLGAKFGGGPVAQIPEEEKLRLNLQAFDILAENPHAVLYVQKAGYHVLSCCMAAARHGNKIIFDYDDYDVDTSPYWRLEPWFPSLRPDVLLSSMTARADACVVSSTKLLELVGRNRPNTHLVHTVADLEDFNPSHRHLPRQRFGDRVNILWCGDVWGSLVLRDIFFAIDAFALIPPDVRAGACFHLIGFGRAWPELKRRVAQRYPDIDNIVFHERIAPERFSEVLAEMDIGVLPYADTMFNACKSPTKMFEYLLAKVAVCATPVGEVVHCLEDGVSVLLADHLEGFSVNLGRLIADHGLRTRVIEAAYERGVRDLSLQGIGDRLVGIVRPLMQADAASAGPSVEDHLAQALGRAQEMSPREVAIARGDLRIVLRAGDLAEIDPMRWTAPLIALLNWPGVERAEAITAQRLGQIKKVAARSRNAVRVRAESNLPLTERPAGPPALSKVTASEDWESPPWFAWVDRYKVGCSTFPRYLDDETTDAPRVNALDRLDLVYNFYKRSCGAWSRGQTVYALDRLGLLTRVQDAAVIASNPDGMPAFLSNIVHHVDAINIGTEASEHARRVARGETDRWRLVSRPCDAERLAVHHLGRLDGADLAGKRWDIVVVPDGAVFLHGFVATMAWIDARLRDEGCLVLTMDVLLNGACGSLCGPTGIPARLATPEGLNRLFEELTGLRVEGAFDGSVSDATLDRVARTDGPGTPHFVRQTGATFHMPAVWTLRKRTFTPMDSWSELAAEVGAV